In a genomic window of Nostoc sp. UHCC 0870:
- a CDS encoding branched-chain amino acid ABC transporter permease, with translation MIEYIIFLAISTATFALFSLGLNLQWGFTGLINFGHIAFMTLGAYTTVLLSFQGVPLLISALIGGVVAALLGLLIGLATLRLREDYLAIVTIGTGELIRLVVNNQELPVGDAWVSGAFGVQSYPIPLSTSPNLFFRLGMIGVLTLLFAITVFSLWRWIRTAKKPQITDSGYRVGNKQEFTSRLVVGSILGLLAGAIYISGVITLYNYIPKAGLMLLSLVVLAFVFWRLEYLVRSPWGRILKAIREDEEIPKAMGKNVFWYKLQSLMLGGAIAGVAGAFFAWQISAIYPDNFQPQLTFDSWIMVILGGSGNNIGTILGAVIYFAYDAITREVLPQIIPLDAARLGAFRIMVIGFILMVLMIWRPQGILGKKEELTLGK, from the coding sequence ATGATTGAATATATTATTTTTCTCGCAATTTCTACAGCAACCTTTGCCCTGTTTAGTTTAGGACTCAATTTACAGTGGGGTTTTACAGGGTTAATTAACTTTGGTCATATCGCTTTTATGACTTTGGGTGCTTACACCACAGTATTGTTAAGTTTTCAAGGTGTGCCTTTATTAATATCAGCCTTGATTGGGGGAGTTGTGGCAGCTTTATTAGGTTTACTTATAGGTTTGGCAACTCTGCGCCTGCGTGAAGATTATTTGGCGATTGTCACAATTGGCACGGGGGAATTGATTCGCTTAGTAGTCAATAACCAAGAGTTACCTGTAGGTGATGCCTGGGTATCTGGGGCTTTTGGTGTCCAGAGTTATCCCATACCTCTATCGACATCACCAAATTTGTTCTTTCGTTTGGGGATGATTGGTGTACTGACGCTACTGTTTGCAATTACTGTGTTTTCGTTGTGGCGGTGGATTCGGACTGCTAAAAAACCACAAATTACTGATTCAGGTTACAGAGTCGGTAATAAACAAGAATTTACTTCGCGGTTGGTGGTGGGAAGCATCTTAGGCTTATTGGCAGGCGCGATTTATATTTCTGGGGTAATCACACTGTATAACTACATCCCCAAAGCGGGTTTAATGTTGTTATCGCTGGTAGTTTTGGCGTTTGTATTCTGGCGGTTGGAATATTTAGTGCGATCGCCTTGGGGTAGAATTCTCAAAGCCATTCGTGAAGATGAAGAAATACCCAAAGCAATGGGTAAAAATGTCTTTTGGTACAAGTTACAATCCTTAATGCTAGGTGGTGCGATCGCAGGTGTCGCTGGTGCTTTCTTCGCTTGGCAAATCAGCGCGATTTATCCTGATAATTTCCAGCCACAACTGACTTTTGACTCGTGGATTATGGTCATTCTCGGCGGTTCTGGTAACAATATTGGCACAATCTTAGGCGCAGTCATTTACTTTGCCTACGATGCCATTACGCGGGAAGTCTTACCCCAAATTATTCCCCTTGATGCCGCACGTCTGGGTGCATTCCGCATCATGGTAATCGGTTTTATTTTGATGGTGCTAATGATTTGGCGGCCTCAAGGTATCTTAGGGAAAAAGGAGGAACTCACTCTTGGTAAATAA
- a CDS encoding ABC transporter ATP-binding protein, with protein MVNNQSSPLPLLAATGLCKSFGGIQAVSEAQIEVAKGSITGLIGPNGAGKTTLFNLLSNFIHPDKGRVIFDGEPIQNLQSHQIAQQGLVRTFQVARTLSRLSVLENMLLAAQKQTGENFWQVQLQPQVVANEEKQLKERAMMVLESVGLAQKAYEYAGGLSGGQRKLLEMGRALMTDPKLILLDEPAAGVNPRLIDDICDRILNWNRRDGMTFLIIEHNMDVIMSLCDRVWVLAEGQNLADGTPAEIQNNSQVLEAYLGQ; from the coding sequence TTGGTAAATAACCAATCATCCCCACTTCCCTTATTAGCAGCTACTGGACTTTGCAAAAGCTTTGGCGGTATCCAAGCTGTCAGCGAAGCCCAAATAGAAGTCGCGAAAGGCAGCATCACCGGCTTGATTGGCCCCAATGGTGCTGGCAAAACTACTTTATTTAACTTACTCTCAAACTTCATCCATCCAGATAAAGGACGTGTGATTTTTGACGGCGAACCCATCCAAAACCTGCAATCCCACCAAATCGCCCAGCAGGGACTAGTACGGACTTTTCAGGTAGCCCGCACACTCTCGCGGTTGTCAGTGTTAGAAAATATGCTGCTAGCAGCCCAAAAACAAACAGGCGAGAATTTTTGGCAGGTGCAGTTACAACCCCAGGTAGTCGCCAACGAAGAGAAGCAATTAAAAGAAAGAGCAATGATGGTGCTGGAATCTGTGGGTTTAGCGCAAAAAGCCTACGAATATGCTGGTGGTTTGTCTGGTGGACAACGCAAACTGCTAGAAATGGGTAGGGCGTTGATGACTGATCCCAAGTTGATTTTGTTAGATGAACCAGCAGCAGGAGTTAACCCTAGATTAATTGATGATATATGCGATCGCATTCTCAATTGGAATCGTCGAGATGGCATGACCTTTCTAATTATTGAACACAATATGGATGTAATTATGTCCTTGTGCGATCGCGTTTGGGTGCTAGCTGAAGGACAGAATTTAGCTGATGGCACACCCGCAGAAATTCAAAACAATTCTCAAGTGTTGGAAGCCTATTTAGGGCAATAA
- a CDS encoding DUF2087 domain-containing protein: MKQEQFKTLLQFFKALADESRLKIIGILANQECSVEELAALMQLKEPTVSHHLAKLKELNLVTMRPEGNSRIYQLDREVLQSISKEIFTPEQMASWIEGVDTEAWENKVLKNYLEVDINSTNIVQCLKEIPASRKKRLVILKWLANKFDLGINYSEREVNDILKPYHPDYATLRRELIGYQLMQRDNGVYWRI; encoded by the coding sequence ATGAAACAAGAGCAATTTAAGACCCTATTGCAATTTTTCAAAGCTTTGGCTGACGAGAGTCGATTGAAGATTATAGGAATCTTAGCCAATCAAGAGTGCAGCGTCGAAGAATTGGCAGCACTCATGCAACTAAAAGAGCCTACAGTTTCCCATCATTTGGCAAAACTCAAAGAGTTAAATCTGGTGACAATGCGCCCGGAAGGTAACAGTCGTATATACCAGTTAGATAGGGAAGTATTGCAAAGTATCAGTAAGGAAATTTTCACACCTGAGCAAATGGCTTCTTGGATAGAGGGTGTTGATACTGAAGCCTGGGAGAACAAAGTTTTGAAAAACTACTTAGAGGTAGATATTAATAGTACAAATATAGTACAATGCCTCAAAGAGATTCCGGCTAGTCGTAAAAAGCGGTTAGTGATTCTCAAGTGGTTAGCCAACAAATTTGACTTGGGTATTAACTACTCAGAACGTGAGGTAAATGACATTCTCAAACCCTACCATCCTGACTATGCAACCTTGCGACGGGAGTTGATTGGCTACCAGTTAATGCAGCGAGACAATGGGGTTTATTGGCGTATTTGA
- a CDS encoding RNA-guided endonuclease InsQ/TnpB family protein yields MLVLEYKIKGTKLQYQAINEAIRTTQFIRNKAIKYWMDAPREDNINKVALNNYSTALRKEFKFVEELNSMACQSATERAWSSIDRFYSNCKSKTPGKKGYPRFQKDNRSVEYKTSGWSLHPTKRRITFTDKKGIGEVKLLGKWDIHTYPVKLIKRVRLVKKADGYYCQFSIKTEPLSESRIANGEVGLDVGLEFFYSDSNGHHEPNPRFLRKAEKSIKHAGRQIYKKEKGKNERRKARQRYARKHLKVSRQRSEHAKRIARNVCKANALVVYEDLRVKNMVKNHCLAKSINDVSWGLFRHWLEYFSAKFNTKTIAVNPKMTSQKCSDCGAIVKKSLSTRTHKCNCGCELQRDVNAAKNILNLAYGTLRDAKARDWQSQSNATGLATSTLLGETLVEQVARVKVESPL; encoded by the coding sequence GTGCTGGTATTAGAGTATAAAATCAAGGGTACAAAATTACAGTATCAAGCAATAAATGAAGCTATTAGAACTACACAGTTCATTAGAAATAAAGCCATTAAATACTGGATGGATGCGCCAAGAGAAGACAATATTAATAAGGTTGCTCTCAATAATTACTCAACAGCACTACGGAAGGAATTTAAGTTTGTAGAAGAACTAAATTCAATGGCTTGCCAATCTGCAACAGAGAGAGCATGGTCATCTATTGATAGGTTCTACAGTAATTGCAAATCAAAGACCCCAGGCAAAAAAGGATATCCACGTTTTCAGAAAGACAATCGTTCCGTTGAATATAAGACTTCTGGATGGTCACTACATCCCACTAAACGACGTATTACTTTTACCGATAAAAAAGGTATTGGTGAAGTAAAGTTACTTGGTAAATGGGATATTCACACTTACCCAGTCAAGTTAATTAAACGGGTAAGGTTAGTCAAAAAAGCTGATGGGTACTATTGCCAATTTTCAATTAAAACCGAACCATTAAGTGAGTCAAGAATTGCTAATGGTGAAGTGGGTTTAGATGTTGGTTTAGAATTTTTCTACTCTGATTCCAATGGACATCATGAACCTAATCCCAGGTTCTTGAGAAAAGCAGAAAAATCAATTAAACACGCCGGGCGTCAGATTTATAAAAAAGAAAAAGGTAAAAACGAACGACGGAAAGCTAGACAAAGATATGCTCGAAAACACTTAAAAGTAAGTAGACAACGGAGTGAACACGCTAAGAGAATAGCGCGTAACGTATGCAAGGCTAACGCCTTAGTAGTCTACGAAGATTTAAGGGTTAAGAACATGGTGAAAAATCATTGTCTTGCTAAATCAATTAATGATGTTAGCTGGGGATTGTTTCGTCATTGGTTAGAATATTTTTCGGCTAAATTCAACACAAAAACTATTGCTGTCAACCCAAAAATGACATCACAAAAATGTAGTGATTGTGGCGCAATTGTTAAAAAATCTCTTTCAACTCGTACTCATAAATGTAATTGTGGATGTGAGCTACAAAGAGATGTCAACGCTGCAAAAAATATTCTGAATCTTGCCTACGGCACGCTACGCGATGCAAAAGCTAGGGATTGGCAATCCCAAAGTAACGCTACTGGACTAGCAACCTCTACTCTACTTGGGGAAACCCTGGTTGAGCAAGTGGCTAGGGTGAAAGTAGAATCCCCTCTCTAG
- a CDS encoding Uma2 family endonuclease — translation MVITPNTAAEVIYPESDGQPMADNTKQFRWIVTIKENLEILFAAHPDVFIAGDLFWYPVEGNPNIKQAPDTLVVFDRPKGDRGSYKQWEEDNIPPQVVFEILSPGNKTKEMAKKLLFYQRYGVEEYYIYDPDDNELTGFVRSEDWFQEINELQGWISPRLGIRLEITPETLEIYRPDGEKFLTPVELDQLRMQERQAKEAALQQLEQERQKYQDLLTRLQERGINLDQI, via the coding sequence ATGGTAATCACTCCCAATACCGCAGCTGAGGTCATCTACCCCGAAAGCGACGGACAACCAATGGCCGATAATACCAAGCAATTTCGCTGGATAGTAACTATTAAAGAAAATTTAGAAATTTTATTTGCAGCGCATCCAGATGTTTTCATCGCTGGAGATTTATTTTGGTATCCAGTGGAAGGCAACCCCAACATTAAACAAGCACCTGATACTCTAGTAGTATTTGACAGGCCAAAGGGAGATAGAGGTTCTTACAAACAGTGGGAAGAAGATAACATTCCCCCACAAGTGGTATTTGAAATCTTATCTCCTGGGAATAAAACCAAAGAAATGGCCAAAAAACTCCTATTTTATCAACGCTATGGAGTTGAAGAATATTATATTTACGACCCAGATGACAATGAACTCACTGGGTTTGTGCGTTCAGAAGATTGGTTTCAGGAAATTAACGAGCTTCAAGGTTGGATAAGTCCCCGTTTGGGAATACGCTTGGAAATAACTCCCGAAACTCTAGAGATATATCGTCCTGACGGGGAGAAATTTCTTACACCCGTTGAACTTGACCAATTACGGATGCAAGAACGTCAAGCCAAAGAAGCCGCGTTGCAGCAACTTGAGCAAGAACGCCAAAAATACCAAGATTTATTGACTCGATTACAAGAGAGAGGTATAAATCTAGACCAAATTTAA
- a CDS encoding glutamyl-tRNA reductase, with the protein MNIAVVGLSHKTAPVEIREKLSIPEPQTESAIAHLTSYPHIDEVAILSTCNRLEIYIVAAETEHGIREVTQFLSEHSKLPVNSLRQHLFVLLHEDAVMHVMRVAAGLDSLVLGEGQILAQVKNTHKLGQQYNGIKTILNRLFKQALTAGKRVRTETSIGTGAVSISSAAVELAQIKADNLAGCRVAILGAGKMSRLLVQHLISKGATQISIVNRSRDRAQELAQQFSDQPIRTHLLPDMMQVISESHIVFTSTSATEPILDRAKLEMVLAPNQPLMLFDISVPRNVHTDVNELSHVQAFNVDDLKAVVAQNYESRRKMAQEAERLLEEEVDAFDIWWRSLETVSTISSLRSKIETIREQELEKALSRLGSEFGDKHQEVIEALTRGIVNKILHDPMVQLRAQQDVEARRRCMQTLQMLFNLDVGEQFS; encoded by the coding sequence ATGAATATTGCAGTGGTGGGGTTAAGCCATAAAACAGCCCCAGTTGAAATTCGGGAAAAGCTGAGTATTCCAGAACCACAAACAGAAAGTGCGATCGCACACTTAACCAGCTATCCCCATATTGATGAAGTTGCTATCCTTAGCACTTGTAACCGCCTAGAAATCTACATTGTGGCGGCGGAAACTGAGCATGGTATCCGGGAAGTTACTCAGTTTCTTTCAGAACACAGCAAATTACCTGTAAATTCTTTACGACAACACTTATTTGTTCTGCTGCATGAAGATGCTGTGATGCACGTCATGCGTGTAGCTGCTGGCTTAGATAGCTTAGTCCTCGGAGAAGGACAAATTCTGGCTCAGGTGAAAAATACTCACAAACTGGGGCAGCAATATAATGGTATAAAAACAATTTTGAATCGATTATTTAAACAAGCACTGACAGCTGGTAAGCGTGTCCGCACGGAAACGAGTATTGGTACTGGTGCAGTTTCTATTAGTTCGGCTGCTGTGGAATTAGCACAAATCAAAGCTGATAATTTAGCTGGCTGTCGAGTGGCAATTCTCGGTGCTGGTAAGATGTCACGGCTGTTGGTACAACACCTGATTTCTAAAGGTGCTACGCAAATTAGTATTGTCAATCGCTCCCGCGATCGCGCTCAAGAATTGGCACAGCAGTTTTCTGATCAGCCTATTCGCACACACTTGCTCCCGGATATGATGCAAGTAATTTCCGAGAGTCATATAGTATTTACTAGCACTTCTGCAACAGAGCCAATACTTGATAGAGCTAAATTAGAGATGGTTTTAGCTCCTAACCAACCTCTGATGTTATTTGATATTTCCGTGCCACGTAATGTCCATACAGACGTAAATGAACTGTCTCATGTACAAGCCTTTAATGTCGATGATTTAAAGGCAGTTGTCGCCCAAAACTATGAAAGCCGGAGAAAAATGGCTCAAGAAGCAGAACGGCTATTAGAAGAAGAAGTTGATGCTTTTGATATTTGGTGGCGCAGTTTAGAAACTGTCTCCACAATTAGCTCTCTGCGGAGTAAAATTGAAACTATCCGCGAACAAGAATTAGAAAAAGCTTTATCAAGATTAGGTTCGGAATTTGGCGACAAGCATCAAGAAGTAATAGAAGCTTTAACACGAGGGATTGTGAATAAAATTTTACATGATCCGATGGTGCAATTACGGGCGCAGCAAGATGTCGAAGCTAGAAGACGCTGTATGCAAACCCTACAGATGTTATTCAACCTAGATGTAGGTGAGCAATTTAGTTAA
- the glpX gene encoding class II fructose-bisphosphatase yields MENTLGLEIIEVVEQAAIASAKWMGKGEKNTADQVAVEAMRERMNKIHMRGRIVIGEGERDDAPMLYIGEEVGICTQADAKNFCNPDELVEIDIAVDPCEGTNLVAYGQPGSMAVLAISEKGGLFAAPDFYMKKLAAPPAAKGHVDINKSATENLKILSECLDRSIEELVIVVMKRDRHTDLIKEIREAGARVQLISDGDVGAAVSCGFAGTNIHALMGIGAAPEGVISAAAMRALGGHFQGQLIYDPAVVKTGLIGESREANLDRLSSMGIDDADKVYNAHELASGNTVLFAACGITSGNLMQGVRFFHGGARTQSLVISSQSKTARFVDTIHMWEQPKIVQLH; encoded by the coding sequence GTGGAAAATACACTTGGATTAGAGATTATTGAGGTAGTAGAACAGGCCGCGATCGCATCCGCAAAGTGGATGGGTAAGGGCGAAAAAAATACTGCTGACCAGGTAGCAGTGGAAGCAATGCGGGAGCGGATGAATAAAATTCATATGCGCGGTCGCATTGTAATTGGGGAAGGGGAACGCGATGACGCACCCATGCTTTACATTGGGGAAGAAGTCGGTATCTGTACCCAAGCAGATGCTAAAAACTTCTGTAACCCTGATGAATTGGTCGAAATTGATATTGCTGTTGACCCCTGCGAAGGTACAAACTTGGTAGCCTATGGGCAACCTGGTTCAATGGCTGTGTTGGCAATTTCTGAAAAAGGTGGACTATTTGCTGCTCCTGACTTCTACATGAAGAAACTAGCAGCACCTCCAGCCGCTAAAGGTCACGTAGACATTAACAAGTCAGCCACGGAAAACCTCAAGATTCTTTCCGAGTGTCTAGATCGCTCTATTGAAGAACTTGTGATAGTAGTCATGAAGCGCGATCGCCACACAGATTTGATCAAAGAAATCCGTGAAGCTGGCGCAAGAGTACAGTTGATTTCCGATGGTGACGTGGGTGCGGCTGTATCTTGTGGCTTTGCTGGTACTAATATTCATGCCCTAATGGGTATTGGTGCTGCTCCTGAAGGTGTAATTTCCGCAGCCGCAATGCGTGCTTTAGGTGGACACTTCCAAGGTCAATTGATCTACGATCCAGCAGTAGTGAAAACAGGTTTGATTGGCGAAAGCAGAGAAGCCAACCTTGATCGTTTGAGTTCTATGGGTATTGATGACGCTGATAAGGTCTACAACGCCCATGAACTGGCATCTGGGAACACCGTGCTGTTCGCAGCGTGCGGTATCACCTCTGGAAACCTTATGCAAGGTGTCCGCTTCTTCCACGGCGGTGCTAGAACTCAAAGTCTGGTTATCTCCAGTCAGTCCAAAACTGCTCGGTTTGTGGATACTATTCATATGTGGGAACAGCCCAAGATTGTGCAACTGCACTAG
- the grxC gene encoding glutaredoxin 3 produces the protein MFDFLNPLLGRHPERINANVEIYTWQTCPYCIRAKLLLWWKGVNFTEYKIDGDEAARAKMAERANGRRTVPQIFINNQHFGGCDDLYELDTKGQLDPLLVQPA, from the coding sequence ATGTTTGACTTTCTTAATCCCCTACTTGGTCGCCATCCCGAACGCATCAACGCCAATGTAGAAATATATACCTGGCAAACTTGCCCTTACTGCATCAGAGCCAAGCTATTACTGTGGTGGAAAGGTGTAAATTTCACCGAGTACAAAATCGATGGTGATGAAGCCGCAAGAGCAAAAATGGCAGAACGTGCCAATGGTCGCCGCACAGTACCGCAAATTTTCATCAATAACCAACATTTTGGCGGCTGTGATGACCTTTATGAGTTAGACACCAAAGGTCAACTCGACCCCCTTTTAGTACAGCCAGCTTGA
- the tadA gene encoding tRNA adenosine(34) deaminase TadA: protein MNRALELAKVAGDAGEVPVGAVITDADGNLIAEGENRKERDQDPTAHAEIIALRSATQNLQTWRLHDCTLYVTLEPCPMCAGAIVQARLGKLIYGVDDTKTGAIRTVLNIPDSAASNHRLQVIGGVLESACRQQLQNWFATKRHPKK from the coding sequence ATGAACCGAGCCTTAGAGTTGGCAAAAGTTGCTGGTGACGCTGGTGAAGTGCCGGTTGGGGCTGTAATTACTGATGCTGATGGTAATTTAATTGCTGAAGGTGAGAATAGAAAAGAGCGTGATCAAGATCCTACAGCCCATGCAGAAATTATTGCTTTGCGTTCAGCTACCCAAAATTTACAAACTTGGCGGCTTCATGATTGTACCTTGTATGTCACCCTAGAACCTTGCCCTATGTGTGCAGGTGCGATCGTACAAGCACGTCTAGGGAAGTTAATCTATGGAGTGGACGATACCAAAACTGGCGCAATTCGGACGGTACTGAACATCCCCGATAGTGCGGCTTCTAATCATCGTCTGCAAGTTATTGGAGGTGTTCTAGAGTCAGCCTGTCGCCAGCAATTACAGAATTGGTTTGCTACTAAGCGACATCCGAAAAAATAA
- a CDS encoding lysophospholipid acyltransferase family protein, which yields MMEFYSASDTYPIKPTDKPINPKVAVSSARISPWLTPLAYFLGHHFLLPFFFGHIKITGQENIPKTGPVILAPTHRARWDSLLLPYAAGRYVTGRDLQFMVTIDECQGLQGWFVRRMGGFPVNPQHPAVATLRHAVEVLHQGQMLVIYPEGDIFRDGKVHQLKPGIARLALSAEFHHPGLGVKIIPVGINYSEPYPSWGADVSIEIGSAINVKDYTNGKVKQNAKRLTEDLTRTLQHLSNQELAVSHHAFAEIPNS from the coding sequence ATGATGGAATTTTACTCTGCGTCTGATACCTACCCCATAAAGCCAACGGACAAGCCTATAAATCCCAAAGTGGCTGTTAGTTCTGCAAGGATTTCTCCTTGGTTAACTCCTCTGGCGTATTTTTTGGGACATCACTTTCTTTTACCCTTCTTTTTTGGACACATTAAAATCACTGGCCAAGAAAATATCCCCAAAACTGGCCCTGTTATTTTAGCTCCCACCCATCGCGCTCGTTGGGATTCATTACTTTTACCCTATGCGGCAGGTCGTTACGTCACCGGCAGAGACTTACAATTTATGGTGACAATTGATGAATGCCAAGGTTTACAAGGTTGGTTTGTCCGTCGCATGGGTGGATTTCCTGTAAATCCTCAACACCCTGCTGTTGCTACTCTCCGTCATGCTGTAGAAGTGCTGCATCAAGGACAAATGTTAGTCATTTATCCTGAAGGTGATATATTTCGAGATGGCAAAGTTCACCAATTAAAGCCAGGAATTGCTCGTTTAGCTTTAAGTGCAGAATTTCATCACCCAGGACTGGGGGTAAAAATTATTCCAGTTGGCATTAACTACAGTGAGCCTTACCCAAGCTGGGGTGCAGATGTGAGCATTGAAATTGGCTCGGCAATTAATGTCAAAGATTACACCAATGGTAAGGTTAAACAAAATGCCAAGCGATTGACAGAGGATTTAACAAGGACTCTACAACATTTAAGCAATCAAGAACTCGCTGTTAGTCATCATGCTTTTGCAGAAATTCCCAATTCTTAA
- a CDS encoding S8 family serine peptidase: MNNRNQSSDLPTTGVPASSMGLVLQRGGEELILAKALDRFTVRFVTDFPVQQLSQVSWGIWQRSITQAKLELFQTTPEQIEEAIALARSDDNVAFASHAYTVKDNPGTCVYFADQITIQFADGVDSLKINLIASQLHLIQDKPILGLPNAFVFLVSKQATENPIKITNQLQTLPEVLAAEPNVLIETEPHYRPRDTLYSQQWYLHHNGGNELFVGSHIAVEQAWDVTRGVRSVVVAVVDDSFDLNHPDFQGSGKVVAPRDLRDDDFLPLPDGRGSSHGTACAGLAVAEENGTGIVGVAPGCAFMPIRTTGFLDDESIEKIFNWAIEKGASVISCSWGASAVYFPLSLRQQAAITRAATQGRNGKGCVVLFAAGNANRPVSGTVYEQNWPNNVLQGLTTWLGGFGVHSDVMTISASTSMGKKAAYSNWGTNISVCAPSNNAPPGMSFPGKGFLYTQPTITTSLTGRGMLTTDQIGAAGYDLSDFTSNFGGTSSATPVVAGVAALVLSANPDLTAQQVKRILETTADKIVDSDPDAQLGLYGGTYDQNGHSQWFGYGKVNAAKAVQAAVQMRADQTSTASQQVKVSNSSPVEIPDHNQQGIKSAIAISEASTVKDIQVTVNLTHDFLGDLEIYLIAPNNQQVLLQNRTLGCRTELKTTYTLRSHPLLKQLLSQSAKGSWYLWLIDYAPQDTGKLNSWELSLGI, translated from the coding sequence ATGAACAATCGCAATCAATCCTCTGATTTACCAACCACAGGTGTACCAGCAAGCAGTATGGGATTGGTACTCCAACGGGGAGGTGAAGAATTAATCTTGGCGAAAGCTTTAGACCGCTTCACCGTCCGTTTTGTCACCGATTTTCCTGTGCAACAATTATCTCAGGTTAGTTGGGGCATTTGGCAACGCAGTATTACTCAAGCCAAATTAGAACTCTTTCAAACTACACCCGAACAAATAGAGGAAGCGATCGCTCTAGCACGGAGTGATGACAATGTAGCTTTTGCTAGTCATGCCTACACAGTCAAGGATAATCCTGGGACTTGCGTTTATTTTGCTGACCAAATTACCATTCAGTTTGCTGATGGTGTAGACAGCCTCAAAATTAATCTCATCGCCTCGCAATTGCACCTCATCCAAGACAAACCTATACTTGGTTTGCCCAATGCTTTTGTATTTCTGGTCAGTAAACAAGCTACAGAAAATCCCATCAAAATCACTAACCAGTTACAAACTCTACCAGAGGTGTTAGCGGCTGAACCAAATGTGTTAATCGAAACTGAGCCGCATTATCGACCCCGTGACACTCTCTATAGCCAGCAATGGTATCTCCACCATAACGGCGGGAATGAATTGTTTGTAGGCTCTCACATTGCCGTAGAACAAGCTTGGGATGTGACCCGTGGGGTGCGGTCTGTAGTTGTGGCTGTGGTGGATGATTCTTTTGATTTGAATCACCCAGACTTTCAAGGTAGTGGTAAGGTGGTTGCACCCAGGGATTTAAGGGATGATGACTTTTTACCGTTACCAGATGGTAGAGGTAGCAGTCATGGTACAGCCTGTGCAGGGTTAGCTGTGGCAGAAGAAAATGGCACTGGAATTGTCGGGGTTGCCCCTGGGTGTGCCTTTATGCCTATCCGTACTACTGGGTTTTTAGATGATGAATCTATTGAAAAGATATTTAACTGGGCAATTGAGAAGGGTGCTAGTGTAATTTCTTGTAGCTGGGGAGCTTCAGCTGTTTACTTTCCCTTATCCTTACGCCAACAGGCAGCTATTACCAGGGCTGCTACACAAGGACGCAATGGTAAAGGTTGCGTAGTTTTATTTGCGGCGGGCAATGCCAACCGCCCCGTGAGTGGTACTGTATATGAGCAGAATTGGCCAAACAATGTTTTACAAGGTCTGACAACCTGGCTGGGTGGTTTTGGTGTACATTCTGATGTGATGACCATTTCGGCATCAACCAGTATGGGTAAAAAAGCTGCTTATAGCAATTGGGGAACTAATATTTCGGTGTGCGCCCCTAGTAATAATGCCCCACCAGGAATGTCTTTTCCAGGGAAAGGTTTTTTGTACACACAACCTACAATTACAACTTCCCTAACTGGAAGGGGAATGTTAACAACTGACCAAATAGGTGCAGCAGGTTACGATTTAAGTGATTTTACTAGCAACTTTGGGGGAACTTCTAGTGCTACACCTGTAGTTGCAGGGGTGGCGGCTTTGGTTTTATCAGCGAATCCTGATTTGACGGCTCAACAAGTTAAACGCATCTTAGAAACAACGGCTGATAAAATTGTAGACTCTGATCCTGACGCACAATTGGGTTTGTATGGCGGTACTTATGATCAAAATGGCCATTCCCAGTGGTTTGGTTATGGTAAAGTCAATGCAGCTAAGGCGGTGCAAGCGGCTGTACAAATGCGGGCTGATCAGACATCAACTGCTAGTCAGCAAGTGAAGGTGAGTAATTCTAGCCCCGTAGAGATTCCTGATCATAATCAACAGGGGATTAAAAGTGCGATCGCTATTTCTGAAGCGAGTACAGTTAAAGATATTCAAGTTACAGTCAATCTCACCCATGATTTTTTAGGTGATTTAGAAATTTATTTAATTGCTCCCAATAATCAGCAGGTATTACTGCAAAATCGGACTTTAGGGTGTCGGACTGAGTTAAAAACAACTTATACACTGCGATCGCATCCCCTACTTAAACAGCTACTCTCACAGTCCGCCAAAGGTAGTTGGTATTTATGGCTAATAGACTACGCACCCCAAGATACAGGTAAGCTCAATAGTTGGGAATTGAGTTTGGGAATTTAG
- a CDS encoding BolA family protein produces the protein MITPQQVEAMIKAEMPDAQVQVQDLTGGGDHYQVTVVSSQFAGKGLVQQHQLVYGALRQAMSTEAIHALALKTSTPEA, from the coding sequence ATGATTACTCCGCAGCAGGTTGAAGCAATGATCAAAGCGGAAATGCCCGATGCACAAGTTCAAGTGCAAGACTTAACCGGTGGAGGCGACCACTATCAGGTGACAGTAGTCTCATCGCAGTTTGCAGGTAAGGGACTGGTGCAACAGCATCAGTTAGTTTATGGTGCTTTGCGACAAGCTATGTCAACTGAGGCTATTCACGCCTTGGCATTAAAAACATCTACCCCCGAAGCTTGA